The Mugil cephalus isolate CIBA_MC_2020 chromosome 11, CIBA_Mcephalus_1.1, whole genome shotgun sequence genome includes a window with the following:
- the kif13a gene encoding kinesin-like protein KIF13A isoform X8 — protein MSDTKVKVAVRVRPMNRREIELNTKCVLDMEDNQTVLHPPPSNAKGESRKQPKVFAFDHCFWSMDESNVPKYAGQEVVFKCLGEGILENAFQGYNACIFAYGQTGSGKSFSMMGNGEQPGLIPRLCCSLFERVRREENEAHSFKVEVSYMEIYNEKVRDLLDPKGGRQSLKVREHKVLGPYVDGLSQLAVTNFEDIEVLMSEGNKSRTVAATNMNEESSRSHAVFSIIVTQTLYDLQSGNSGEKVSKLSLVDLAGSERVSKTGAAGERLKEGSNINKSLTTLGCVISALADQSAGKGKAKFVPYRDSVLTWLLKDNLGGNSKTAMIATVSPAADNYEETLSTLRYADRAKRIVNHAVVNEDPNARIIRELREEVEKLKVQLSQAESMKAPELKEKLQESEKLIQEMTVTWEEKLRKTEEIATERQKQLESMGISLETSGIKVGEDKCFLVNLNADPALNELLVYYLKEHTRVGADTSQDIQLFGIGIQPEHCVLELCPDGDVTLMPIGNARTCVNGTMIDSLVHLWHGDRILWGNNHFFRINLPKRKRRDRLKELERASPRESFVEADVETASEASSEQDYSYEFAQMEVMMKTLGSNDPMQNVVQVLEKQYLEEKRTALEEQRMMYERELESLRQQLSPEKTAQHHRSSSDRLPFATHTPHGKLRLWTEERDELFRQSLSRLREQVVKANTLVREANFLAEEMNKLTDYQVTLQIPAANLSANRKRGAIVSEPAIQVRRKGKGTQVWTIEKLENKLVDMRDHYRDWKEGTEETCNKANSKHCDPFYEAQENHNLIGVANIFLECLFHDVKLQYAVPIISQQGEVAGRLHVELMRVSGPVPERLSGGDDSSENSSESSFYEVMDTNGEIVHMAKRLTCRVRIREATGLPLNLSNFVFCQYTFWEHGEPAVAPPMVSPDRPSPRSPDAQFTVQFDHCKDYVVHVTDEFLEFISDGALAIEVWGHRCAGNGRSLWELDALEAKTQTLRDRWSEVSRRIELWISIQELNEQGEYSSVELHPGRDISTGGVFQLRQGHSRRLQVYVKPVQNSGTLPLLVEALLSVSIGCVSVRSTKLQRPLDSYQRETEDDMDSYQEEDLNCVRERWSDALIKRREYLDEQIKKIINKHEKSEEDIEREARLVEQWVGLTEERNAVLVPAPGSGIPGAPADWTPPAGMEAHIPVLFLDLNADNLTVNEQLTGPHAAGVNSILPKEHGSQFFYLPIIRHSDEEVSAVCSWDSSIHDSVHLNRVTSPNERIYLIIKATVQLSHPASMELVLRKRIAVNIYNKQSFTQSLKRRMSLKNTLYSCGVSYEIVSNIPKASEEPEERETLALMAARGDSEETQDGETYIEKYTRGVLEVENILSLERLRQAVTVKEALAVKGRHLRRSISTPNVQHYSCSKTDLTGCEDEDCKDHCDHVDTNTNCSPLDGQLCTTPIKNKENSALVPESPTFFGSSPFKVLSPQPPKFLQSLLPVREENKAKKALEARPLLGLEQSMRSCVDSPALLPSPCPWHRPRAGSEGHCKPSTSTSTSTSTSTSTPTSTPTSRQLSHTLPHTADSEDEETDVGSTLNLDRGLQNQSSLQPYVPEDFANFEIYNATLDNQEGFRSKGSRCGGGSGEREVSRSPTASSCTSGYFSHSASNATLSDMPFSASESSDHLSCASRDSHDALGCPAGRGCAQTKCLSAGGDAQQPPLSAGAVQDLPIRSSSSPVSIPNCTDKRQSFTQSDKCVLSTSQEFTDFKGADDTIGEVDIEPFTEGWEHEHSEISTNGKATDNVETRDADNQFVSEVPGTLKTSNPESATCKCPDNEDPVSVTESSPNTTIVCTSVSSQAPPPSPAVIISPAPVPPPASLAPVTPLSTASSSAPAPRAGGEPPIQEPAQGDLPHGSPCPSPNPSSAEPSGDSSGDESTPVAQLPDWMAPGEQVWVGKRRGTVHYVGGVEFAKGIWIGVKLDMAVGKHNGTVQGRVYFRCPPGHGVFVKPSRLTRGPPSMDTEPQTVIR, from the exons GAAACAACCCAAG GTGTTCGCTTTTGACCACTGTTTCTGGTCCATGGATGAGTCCAACGTTCCTAAATATGCCG GTCAAGAGGTTGTGTTCAAGTGCCTTGGAGAGGGAATACTTGAAAATGCATTCCAGGGATACAATGCCTGCATATTTGCCTATGGACAAACAG GCTCAGGAAAGTCCTTCTCCATGATGGGCAATGGAGAGCAGCCAGGTTTAATCCCTCGACTTTGCTGCTCGCTGTTTGAAAGGGTCCGCAGAGAGGAGAACGAGGCCCACTCCTTTAAGGTGGAAGTGTCCTACATGGAGATCTACAATGAGAAGGTCCGCGACCTGCTAGATCCCAAAGG gGGCCGACAGTCCCTGAAAGTTCGGGAACACAAAGTCCTGGGTCCATATGTGGACGGTCTGTCTCAGCTGGCTGTGACCAACTTTGAG GACATTGAAGTGTTGATGTCTGAGGGGAACAAATCTCGCACGGTCGCAGCCACCAACATGAACGAGGAGAGCAGCCGATCTCATGCCGTCTTCAGCATCATTGTCACACAGACGCTCTACGATCTGCAGTCTGGA AATTCAGGGGAGAAGGTGAGCAAGTTGAGTCTGGTCGACCTGGCGGGAAGCGAGCGAGTGTCCAAGACTGGAGCTGCAGGGGAGAGACTCAAAGAAGGCAGTAATATCAAcaa GTCTCTCACCACATTAGGCTGTGTGATCTCTGCCCTAGCTGATCAGTCTGCAGGGAAGGGGAAGGCCAAGTTTGTGCCTTACAGAGACTCGGTCCTCACATGGCTACTGAAG GACAACCTTGGCGGGAACAGCAAGACTGCCATGATAGCCACAGTGAGTCCCGCCGCCGATAACTACGAAGAGACGTTGTCCACGCTGCGTTATGCCGACAGGGCCAAGAGGATCGTCAACCACGCTGTGGTGAACGAGGACCCCAATGCTCGGATCATCAGAGAGCTCAGGGAAGAGGTGGAGAAGCTCAAAGTTCAGCTCTCTCAGGCCGAG TCCATGAAGGCTCCTGAGCtgaaggagaagctgcaggaatCGGAGAAGCTAATTCAGGAGATGACTGTCACCTGGGAGGAGAAGCTGAGAAAGACGGAGGAGATCGCTACT GAGCgtcagaagcagctggaaagcATGGGTATCTCTTTGGAAACATCTGGGATTAAAGTGGGTGAAGACAAGTGTTTCCTGGTCAATCTGAACGCAGATCCTGCCCTGAACGAGCTGCTGGTCTACTACCTGAAG GAGCACACACGTGTGGGCGCAGACACGTCTCAGGATATTCAGCTCTTTGGGATCGGGATCCAGCCGGAACACTGCGTCCTGGAGCTTTGCCCAGATGGTGATGTCACCCTGATGCCCATAGGGAATGCCAG GACATGTGTGAATGGTACAATGATCGATTCATTAGTACACCTGTGGCACGGAGACCGTATCTTATGGGGGAACAATCACTTCTTCAG GATCAATCTGCCCAAACGAAAGCGGCGGGACCGCttgaaggagctggagagggcCTCTCCCAGAGAGAGCTTCGTGGAGGCAGACGTGGAGACGGCCAGCGAGGCCTCTTCTGAGCAGGACTATAGCTACGAGTTTGCCCAGATGGAGGTCATGATGAAGACTCTCGGAAGCAATG ACCCCATGCAGAATGTGGTCCAGGTGCTGGAGAAGCAGTACCTGGAGGAGAAGCGCACGGCTCTGGAGGAACAGAGGATGATGTATGAACGAGAGCTGGAGTCTCTGCGGCAGCAGCTGTCTCCTGAAAAGACGGCGCAGCACCACCGCAGCAGCAGCGACCGCCTTCCGTTCGCGACGCACACACCGCACGGCAAGCTGCGACTCTGGACCGAGGAGCG ggaTGAGCTTTTTCGTCAGAGCCTTTCCCGGCTCAGGGAGCAGGTTGTCAAAGCCAACACTTTGGTGCGAGAAGCAAACTTTTTGGCCGAGGAGATGAACAAACTCACCGACTACCAGGTCACTCTTCAAATTCCTGCAGCCAACCTCAGCGCCAACCGCAAG CGTGGAGCAATAGTGAGCGAACCGGCCATACAGGTGCGGAGGAAAGGGAAGGGAACCCAGGTGTGGACCATCGAGAAGCTGGAGAACAAGCTTGTGGACATGAGAGACCACTACAGAGACTGGAAAGAAGGCACAGAGGAGACG TGTAACAAAGCCAACAGTAAACACTGCGATCCGTTCTACGAGGCCCAAGAGAACCACAACCTGATAGGAGTGGCCAACATTTTTCTAGAGTGCCTTTTCCATGACGTCAAACTGCAGTATGCTGTCCCCATCATCAGCCAGCAGGGAGAG gtagCAGGCAGGTTGCACGTAGAGCTGATGCGAGTTAGTGGACCTGTACCGGAGCGCCTGTCTGGGGGAGACGACTCATCGGAGAACTCCAGCGAGAGTAGCTTTTACGAGGTCATGGACACCAACGGAGAGATCGTCCACATGGCAAAGAGGCTCACCTGCAGG GTGAGGATCAGGGAGGCCACGGGGCTGCCGCTCAACTTGTCCAACTTCGTCTTCTGTCAGTACACCTTCTGGGAGCATGGGGAGCCCGCCGTGGCTCCTCCCATGGTCAGCCCAGACAGACCTTCGCCCCGAAGCCCAGACGCTCAGTTCACTGTCCAGTTCGATCACTGCAAG GACTACGTTGTGCACGTAACCGATGAGTTTTTAGAGTTTATATCGGATGGGGCGTTGGCGATAGAGGTGTGGGGTCACCGCTGTGCTGGAAACGGACGCTCGCTTTGGGAGTTAGATGCACTGGAGGCCAAGACCCAGACGCTTCGAGACAG GTGGAGCGAGGTGTCCCGCAGGATCGAGCTGTGGATCTCCATACAGGAGCTGAACGAGCAGGGAGAGTACTCATCCGTGGAGCTGCACCCCGGAAGAGACATCAGCACAGGAGGAGTCTTCCAGCTGCGACAG GGTCACTCCAGGAGGCTGCAGGTGTACGTGAAGCCGGTCCAGAACTCAGGCACTCTCCCTCTGCTGGTGGAGGCtctgctgtctgtctctatCGGCTGCGTGTCCGTTCGCTCCACCAAACTGCAGAGACCACTCGACAGCTACCAG AGAGAGACGGAAGACGATATGGATAGTTACCAG GAAGAGGATCTCAACTGTGTTAGAGAGCGCTGGTCGGATGCGCTGATCAAACGCCGGGAGTATCTTGATGAACAAATCAAGAAAATCATCAACAAGCATG AAAAATCAGAGGAGGACATTGAGCGTGAAGCTCGGCTGGTGGAGCAATGGGTTGGCCTGACCGAAGAGAGGAATGCAGTGCTGGTACCTGCACCTGGCAGTGGCATCCCGGGAGCTCCTGCagactg GACTCCACCTGCAGGGATGGAAGCTCACATTCCTGTACTCTTCCTGGATTTAAACG CGGATAATCTGACAGTGAATGAGCAGCTGACCGGCCCACATGCCGCAGGCGTTAACTCCATCCTGCCCAAAGAACACGGCAGCCAGTTCTTCTATCTGCCCATCATCAGGCACAGCGATGAGGAG GTGTCCGCAGTGTGCTCGTGGGACTCGTCCATCCATGACTCTGTGCACCTCAACCGGGTCACATCGCCCAATGAACGCATCTACCTGATCATCAAAGCCACGGTGCAGCTCAGCCACCCTGCCTCCATGGAGCTGGTGCTCCGCAAGAGGATTGCTGTCAACATCTACAACAAACAG AGTTTTACTCAGAGTCTCAAGAGAAGAATGTCCCTCAAGAACACTCTTTACTCCTGTGGTGTGAGTTACGAGATAGTCTCCAACATACCAAAG GCCTCGGAGGAGCCGGAGGAGAGGGAAACCTTGGCCCTCATGGCGGCTCGCGGGGACAGCGAGGAGACTCAGGACGGAGAAACCTACATAGAGAAATACACACGAGGAGTTCTGGAAGTGGAGAACATCCTGAGTCTGGAGAGGCTACGACAG GCTGTGACGGTAAAGGAAGCTCTGGCTGTTAAGGGGAGACACTTGCGGAGGAGTATCAGCACACCAAATGTACAGCAT TATTCATGTAGTAAAACAGACCTGACTGGTTGTGAGGATGAAGACTGTAAG GACCACTGTGATCACGTAGACACCAACACTAACTGCAGTCCTCTGGATGGCCAACTTTGCACCACACCAATAAAAAACAAGGAGAACTCAG CCTTGGTTCCAGAGAGTCCCACCTTTTTCGGCTCCAGCCCCTTCAAAGTCCTCTCCCCTCAGCCGCCTAAATTCCTCCAGTCCCTGCTTCCTGTCAGAGAGGAGAACAAGGCGAAGAAAGCCCTGGAGGCCCGGCCGCTACTCGGACTAGAG CAGAGCATGCGCTCATGCGTGGACAGCCCTGCACTGCTCCCCTCTCCCTGCCCCTGGCACAGACCCAGGGCAGGCAGCGAGGGCCACTGCAAgccttccacctccacctccacctccacctctaccTCCActtccacccccacctccactcCCACCAGCAGACAGCTCAGCCACACACTGCCACACACTGCT GACTCTGAGGACGAGGAGACGGACGTGGGCTCGACTCTAAATCTCGATCGCGGCCTTCAGAACCAAAGCAGCTTGCAGCCTTACGTCCCGGAGGACTTTGCAAACTTCGAGATCTACAACGCCACTCTGGACAACCAGGAGGGCTTTCGCTCCAAGGGAAGCCGGTGCGGAGGCGGGAGCGGAGAGCGAGAGGTGTCCCGGAGCCCCACCGCTAGCAGCTGCACTAGCGGCTACTTTTCACACAGTGCCTCCAACGCCACGCTGTCCGACATGCCTTTCAGTGCCAGTGAGAGCTCTGACCACCTCAGCTGCGCCTCCAGAGACTCCCACGATGCTCTCGGGTGTCCTGCCGGAAGAGGCTGCGCCCAAACCAAGTGTCTCTCTGCGGGTGGTGACGCCCAGCAGCCCCCTCTGTCAGCCGGCGCCGTTCAGGACCTGCCTATCCGTTCATCCTCCTCGCCTGTCAGTATTCCCAATTGCACAGATAAGCGGCAGTCGTTCACTCAGTCGGACAAATGTGTCCTTAGCACCAGCCAGGAGTTTACTGACTTTAAAGGGGCTGATGACACTATTGGAGAGGTTGACATAGAACCTTTTACCGAAGGATGGGAGCATGAACACTCAGAGATTTCTACAAACGGGAAGGCAACAGATAACGTTGAAACACGTGACGCTGACAATCAGTTCGTCTCTGAAGTCCCCGGTACTCTAAAGACATCTAATCCTGAAAGTGCAACGTGCAAATGTCCTGATAATGAAGACCCTGTTAGTGTAACCGAATCCTCCCCTAACACCACTATAGTTTGCACTTCAGTCTCCAGCCAAGCCCCGCCTCCATCCCCGGCCGTAATTATTTCCCCTGCACCAGTTCCGCCTCCAGCATCACTAGCCCCGGTCACACCCTTATCCACGGCCTCGTCCTCTGCTCCAGCTCCACGGGCCGGAGGAGAACCTCCGATCCAGGAGCCAGCCCAGGGAGATCTGCCCCATGGCAGTCCGTGTCCCAGTCCCAACCCCAGCAGCGCAGAGCCCTCCGGAGACTCAAGTGGGGATGAGAGCACCCCCGTAGCTCAGCTTCCTGACTGGATGGCGCCTGGGGAGCAGGTGTGGgtgggaaagaggagaggaaccGTTCACTATGTGGGAGGGGTGGAGTTCGCTAAGGGGATCTGGATCGGTGTGAAGCTGGACATGGCAGTCG GTAAACACAACGGGACCGTCCAGGGCAGAGTGTACTTCCGCTGCCCCCCAGGCCACGGCGTCTTTGTGAAGCCGTCTCGTCTCACCAGAGGTCCACCCTCCATGGACACAGAACCCCAGACTGTGATCAGATAG